In a genomic window of Kwoniella mangroviensis CBS 8507 chromosome 2, whole genome shotgun sequence:
- a CDS encoding transketolase — MSGFTQNDQVAINTIRALAADVVGKANSGHPGAPMGMAPVAHVLFSRFMRFNSKNSKWINRDRFVLSNGHACALQYILLHLAGYKVSMDDLKAFRQIDSITPGHPELGVTDGIEVTTGPLGQGISNAVGLAIAQAHMGAVFNKDNFSLIDNYTYVFTGDGCLQEGVASEACSLAGHLKLGNLIAIYDDNKITIDGDTAVSFTEDVEARFKSYGWEVLHVEKGDDDVAAIEAALKEAQKTKDQPTIINLKTTIGFGSLKQGGHDVHGAPLKKDDITQLKKKFGFNPEETFAVPQETYDIYNAAAEKGAKAEADWNALFKQYSEKYPKEASELTRRVEGRLPEGWEKALPTYTTSDAAVGSRKLSETTISKLAEVLPELVGGSADLTGSNLTRWKNAEDFQHPSTGLGSYAGRYFRFGVREHGMAAICNGIAAYGGLIPFGATFLNFVSYAAGAVRLSALSHLRVLQVATHDSIGLGEDGPTHQPVETAAWLRAVPNLAFWRPADGNETSASYLVSILSQHTPSVLAFSRQNLPQLANSSIEKAAKGGYVLEEVENADVTLVSTGSEVPLCLEAVGQLKSKGIKARLVSLPCFEVFETQSREYKLSVLPSGAPILSVEAYSTFGWGQYSHDHFGLKAWGASGPYDQVYKKFDLTPEGIAKRAEKVVAFYKKRGQPVFSPLISALDDISDE; from the exons ATGTCTGGATTCACTCAAAACGACCAAGTTgctatcaa CACCATCCGAGCCCTCGCTGCCGATGTAGTCGGCAAG GCCAACTCCGGTCACCCTGGTGCTCCTATG GGTATGGCTCCTGTTGCCCACGTTCTTTTCAGTCGATTCATGAGATTCAACTCCAAGAACTCCAAATGGATCAACAGGGATCGATTCGTTCTCTCCAACGGACATGC TTGTGCCCTTCAGTatatcctcctccaccttgcTGGATACAAGGTATCTATGGACGACCTCAAGGCGTTCAGACAAATTGACTCTATCACCCCTGGTCACCCTGAATTAGGTGTCACTGATGGTATCGAAGTCACCACTGGTCCTCttggtcaag GTATTTCCAACGCCGTTGGTCTCGCCATCGCCCAAGCCCACATGGGTGCCGTCTTCAACAAGGACAACTTTTCCCTCATTGACAACTACACCTACG TGTTCACCGGTGATGGATGTCTCCAGGAAGGTGTCGCTTCAGAAGCTTGTTCCCTCGCTGGTCACTTGAAATTGGGTAACTTGATTGCCATCTACGATGACAACA AGATCACCATTGATGGTGACACCGCTGTGTCTTTCACTGAGGATGTTGAGGCTAGGTTCAAATCTTACGGATGGGAAGTTCTCCACGTAGAAAAGGGTGACGA CGATGTTGCCGCTATCGAAGCTGCTCTCAAGGAAGCTCAAAAGACCAAAGACcaacccaccatcatcaacctcaagacCACCATCGGTTTCGGCTCCCTCAAACAAGGTGGCCACGATGTCCATGGTGCTCCcctcaagaaggatgatatcactcaactgaagaagaagttcgGCTTCAACCCTGAGGAAACTTTCGCTGTCCCTCAAGAAACTTACGACATCTACAACGCCGCTGCTGAGAAGGGTGCCaaggctgaagctgactgGAACGCTCTCTTCAAGCAATACTCCGAGAAGTACCCCAAGGAAGCTTCCGAGCTTACCCGACGAGTTGAAGGCCGACTTCCTGAAGGATGGGAAAAAGCTCTCCCTACTTACACTACCTCTGACGCTGCTGTCGGTTCTCGAAAACTTTCCGAAACCACCATCAGCAAGCTCGCTGAGGTCCTCCCTGAACTCGTCGGTGGTTCAGCTGATTTGACCGGTTCCAACTTGACCCGATGGAAGAACGCCGAGGATTTCCAACACCCTTCCACTGGTCTCGGTTCATACGCCGGTCGATACTTCCGATTCGGTGTCCGAGAGCACGGTATGGCCGCCATCTGTAACGGTATCGCTGCTTACGGTGGTCTTATCCCATTCGGAGCTACTTTCCTCAACTTCGTTTCTTACGCCGCCGGTGCCGTCAGACTTTCCgctctttctcaccttcgaGTGCTCCAAGTTGCCACTCACGATTCCATCGGTCTCGGTGAAGATGGACCGACCCACCAACCTGTCGAGACTGCTGCCTGGTTGCGAGCTGTCCCCAACCTTGCTTTCTGGAGACCAGCTGACGGTAACGAAACTTCGGCTTCTTACCTCGTTTCTATCCTTTCTCAACACACTCCTTCGGTCCTCGCCTTCTCCAGACAAAACTTGCCTCAACTTGCCAACTCATCCATCGAAAAGGCCGCCAAGGGTGGTTACGtcttggaagaagttgaaaatGCCGACGTCACCTTGGTTTCAACCGGTTCAGAAGTCCCATTATGTCTTGAAGCTGTAGGACAATTGAAATCAAAGGGTATCAAAGCTCGATTGGTATCTTTACCATGCTTCGAAGTCTTCGAGACTCAATCTAGGGAATACAAGTTGTCCGTTTTACCTTCAGGTGCCCCTATCCTCTCCGTAGAGGCTTACTCCACCTTCGGTTGGGGTCAATACTCTCACGACCACTTCGGTCTCAAAGCTTGGGGTGCTTCAGGTCCATACGACCAAGTTtacaagaag TTCGACTTGACCCCAGAAGGTATCGCCAAGAGAGCCGAAAAGGTCGTCGCCTTCTACAAGAAGCGTGGTCAACCCGTATTCTCACCTTTGATCTCTGCTTTGGACGATATCTCTGATGAGTAG
- a CDS encoding 4-aminobutyrate transaminase translates to MPSVATTSEIPLLPSASKSLPLTTSTQGLQGIADKHITKGLGRLRNHVFKEGKGLRVLTTENQRLLDFTSGIGVTSLGHAHPDVTAAIIAQAQSIIHVQCAIGLSEPYVQLVESLLTMMPDPSLDSFFFWNSGSEAIEAAIKVARTKTRRNNIVVMQGGYHGRTSGAAALTRSKTSFFKGTGPLMPCVYTTPFPYWHAMGLPKETPEEVLVEQAILGIENLLQQQTAPEDTAAIFLEPVIGEGGYVPTPPAYTQHLRQLCDKHGIMLVVDEIQTGFCRTGKTFAIEHSGVRPDLMVFAKGFANGMPISGIVTRSEIMSAMQPGSLGGTYSGNVVACAAALATTRFMRTHDILGHVNARSEQIFKGLREIQADTENGGWMIEEVRGQGLMIAIEFKDPKSKLTGKHSRGDITLPGNLNTLVQNACYDRGLLVLTTSIYPVLRLIPALILSEDEVDEMLNTMKEAVKEVAKAVEGK, encoded by the exons ATGCCTTCTGTAGCTACCACCTCGGaaattccacttcttccttcggCTTCAAAGTCTTTGCCTTTGACCACCTCGACTCAAGGTCTTCAAGGTATCGCTGACAAACACATCACCAAAGGTCTCGGTAGACTACGTAATCATGTCTTCAAGGAGGGTAAGGGTTTAAGAGTCCTCACAACT GAAAACCAAAGACTGCTCGACTTCACTTCCGGTATTGGAGTGACCTCCCTCGGTCATGCTCACCCAGATGTCACTGCTGCTATCATCGCCCAAGcccaatccatcatccacGTACAATGCGCTATCGGTCTATCTGAACCTTACGTCCAACTTGTCGAATCGTTGCTCACCATGATGCCCGATCCAAGTCTGgacagcttcttcttctggaaCTCAGGTTCAGAAGCTATCGAAGCTGCTATCAAAGTCGCTAGAACCAAAACTAGGAGAAACAATATTGTTGTGATGCAAGGTGGTTACCACG GTCGAACTTCCGGTGCTGCCGCTTTGACTCGATCGaaaacctctttcttcaaGGGTACCGGACCGCTCATG CCGTGCGTGTACACCACTCCGTTCCCATACTGGCACGCTATGGGATTACCCAAAGAGACCCCTGAAGAAGTCCTTGTCGAACAAGCTATATTGGGTATCGAGAATTTGCTTCAACAGCAAACCGCTCCTGAGGACACAGCAGCAATCTTCTTGGAGCCTGTCATCGGCGAAGGTGGATACGTACCAACTCCTCCAGCATATACTCAACACCTTCGACAACTCTGTGACAAACACGGTATAATGCTTGTAGTAGATGAGATTCAAACTGGTTTCTGCAGGACTGGAAAGACATTCGCCATCGAACATTCAGGTGTGAGACCTGATTTGATGGTCTTCGCAAAAGGTTTTGCCAATGGTATGCCAATTTCTGGTATCGTAACTCGAAGCGAGATCATGAGTGCTATGCAGCCTGGTTCTTTG GGTGGTACATACTCTGGTAACGTCGTTGCATGCGCTGCTGCTCTCGCTACTACTCGATTTATGAGAACCCACGATATACTAGGCCATGTCAACGCTAGATCAGAACAAATCTTCAAGGGTCTCAGGGAGATCCAAGCGGATACCGAAAatggaggatggatgatcgaAGAAGTCAGAGGTCAAGGT TTGATGATCGCCATCGAATTTAAAGACCCCAAATCCAAACTTACCGGAAAACACTCCAGAGGTGACATCACCCTTCCAGGAAATCTCAACACACTGGTACAAAACGCATGTTACGATAGGGGTCTTCTGGTGTTGACCACCAGTATCTACCCTgtattgagattgatcccagccttgatcttgagtgaagatgaggttgatgagatgttgaaTACCATGAAGGAGGCTGTCAAGGAGGTCGCTAAAGCAGTAGAGGGCAAATAG